The Litchfieldia alkalitelluris genome has a window encoding:
- the betB gene encoding betaine-aldehyde dehydrogenase, which translates to MSLKQQQYINGKWVGSIAGNTRDIINPFNQEVIATVPEGDESDAKVAIAAARAAFDKGEWSSTPASERGTIVWKIAELIERDKEELARLESLDTGKTIEESRGDMDDIAGVFRYYAELADKDGGELIDSPVANSISRVVREPVGVCGQITPWNYPLLQASWKLAPALATGNTLIMKPSEITPLTTIKVFELMEEAGVPAGVANLVLGAGNTVGSELSSNMDVDLISFTGGLFTGKKIMQAASSNVKKLALELGGKNPNIIFADADFETAVDQALNGVFFHAGQICSAGTRLIVEESIHDEFVNALVERVKKFKLGSGFDEKTQMGPLISAEHLAKVEKYVETGIKEGATLAVGGSRPEDPELQKGFFYLPTIFTNCTTDMKIVQEEAFGPVMTVEKFRKEEEAVELANDSIYGLAGAVWTNDIVKAERCVAKMRMGTVWINDFNLYFPHAPWGGFKQSGIGRELGRLGIEEYTETKHIFQNLKPQPINWF; encoded by the coding sequence TTGAGTCTAAAACAACAACAATACATAAATGGTAAATGGGTTGGATCGATTGCAGGTAATACGCGTGATATCATTAATCCGTTTAACCAGGAAGTTATTGCTACTGTTCCAGAAGGTGATGAATCAGACGCAAAAGTAGCAATCGCTGCAGCAAGAGCAGCATTTGATAAAGGAGAATGGTCTTCTACTCCAGCAAGCGAGCGAGGGACGATCGTTTGGAAAATTGCTGAGTTAATTGAAAGAGATAAAGAAGAACTTGCTAGATTGGAATCCTTAGATACGGGTAAAACCATAGAGGAAAGCCGTGGAGACATGGATGATATCGCTGGTGTATTTCGCTATTATGCGGAACTTGCAGATAAAGATGGTGGAGAACTGATTGATTCTCCAGTAGCTAACTCTATCAGTAGGGTAGTTCGCGAACCCGTTGGAGTTTGCGGTCAAATAACTCCATGGAATTATCCACTACTACAAGCATCTTGGAAATTGGCTCCAGCTTTAGCAACAGGTAACACACTAATTATGAAGCCAAGTGAAATTACACCTCTTACTACGATTAAAGTGTTTGAACTTATGGAAGAGGCAGGAGTGCCTGCTGGTGTGGCTAACTTAGTACTTGGTGCTGGCAATACAGTTGGTTCAGAGTTATCAAGTAACATGGATGTCGATCTTATTTCCTTTACAGGTGGACTTTTTACTGGGAAGAAAATTATGCAAGCGGCAAGCTCTAATGTGAAGAAGCTTGCACTTGAACTTGGTGGAAAAAACCCTAACATCATCTTTGCTGATGCTGATTTTGAGACTGCTGTTGACCAAGCATTAAACGGAGTATTCTTCCACGCAGGACAAATATGTTCAGCAGGTACAAGACTGATTGTAGAAGAGAGTATTCACGATGAGTTTGTTAACGCACTTGTTGAGCGAGTGAAGAAATTTAAGCTAGGAAGCGGGTTTGACGAAAAAACCCAAATGGGACCTCTTATTTCAGCGGAACACCTTGCGAAAGTAGAAAAATATGTAGAAACAGGTATTAAAGAAGGTGCTACACTAGCAGTTGGTGGTAGCCGTCCGGAAGATCCAGAACTACAAAAAGGCTTTTTCTATCTACCTACTATTTTTACAAATTGCACAACAGACATGAAGATTGTACAAGAGGAAGCTTTTGGGCCTGTTATGACAGTTGAGAAATTCCGTAAAGAAGAGGAAGCAGTCGAGCTTGCTAACGACTCGATTTACGGACTTGCTGGAGCTGTTTGGACAAACGATATTGTAAAAGCTGAACGTTGTGTAGCAAAGATGCGCATGGGTACGGTTTGGATTAATGACTTCAACCTTTACTTTCCACATGCACCATGGGGTGGATTTAAGCAGTCTGGTATTGGGCGTGAGCTAGGAAGACTCGGTATAGAAGAATATACTGAAACAAAGCATATTTTCCAAAACCTTAAACCACAACCTATCAACTGGTTTTAA
- the cudC gene encoding choline uptake/conversion transcriptional regulator CudC, translating to MSETTEKSRIKIEEAKDKVIGAIAETMDLYGVTPAAANLYATMYFKDQMTLDEMRTELGMSKPSMSTSVRRLQEIEMVKKTFTRGTRKHTYVAEKNFFRSFMVFYCQMWEREVKTNMEAIEEAQEDLIDVIKDSTSTPEIVAEAKKTYDQLEESKTYYHWLEDLVASIRSGKIFDFLPKD from the coding sequence ATGAGTGAAACGACTGAAAAATCAAGAATTAAAATAGAAGAAGCCAAAGACAAGGTCATTGGAGCGATTGCAGAGACAATGGACTTATATGGTGTAACACCAGCTGCAGCAAACTTATATGCAACGATGTATTTTAAAGATCAGATGACTCTTGATGAAATGCGTACGGAGCTAGGAATGAGCAAACCAAGTATGAGCACTAGTGTCCGTAGACTCCAAGAAATAGAAATGGTAAAAAAAACATTTACACGTGGTACTAGAAAACACACCTATGTTGCAGAGAAAAACTTCTTCCGTTCATTTATGGTGTTTTATTGCCAGATGTGGGAACGCGAAGTTAAAACAAACATGGAAGCAATTGAAGAAGCACAAGAGGATTTAATCGATGTTATAAAGGATTCTACCAGCACACCAGAAATAGTTGCAGAGGCAAAAAAAACCTATGATCAACTAGAAGAATCTAAAACATACTATCACTGGTTGGAAGATTTAGTTGCAAGTATAAGAAGTGGCAAAATATTTGACTTTTTACCTAAAGATTAA
- a CDS encoding glycine betaine ABC transporter substrate-binding protein, with translation MKNWKKKLSFILVLLLIAVLTACGSTNEETNGEESGVSNKELSIGQINWAENIAVTNMWKAILEEKGYNVKLTVLDMGVTIKALESGELDASLEIWLPVQDAHYLKEYQDTVNFSESTWFDHAKVGLVVPTYLEEVNSVDDLNEHKELFNGEIIGFDPGAGTMEVTEQLIKDYNLEFELLPSSEPAMIAKIGEAIGDEEPIVAPLWSPHSVFSKYDLKFLDDPQNTFGGVEKIHHATRQGFEEDYPKVSEWFNNWKMDDQQIGELITYVEGAEDPLDGAKKWIEENQELVDQWVK, from the coding sequence ATGAAAAACTGGAAGAAAAAACTTAGTTTTATCTTAGTGCTACTATTGATAGCTGTTTTAACAGCATGTGGAAGCACTAATGAGGAAACAAACGGTGAAGAATCAGGGGTAAGTAATAAAGAATTATCAATCGGACAAATTAATTGGGCTGAAAATATTGCAGTAACAAACATGTGGAAAGCCATTTTAGAAGAAAAAGGGTATAACGTGAAGTTAACTGTATTGGACATGGGGGTTACAATTAAGGCTTTAGAGAGTGGCGAGCTAGATGCTAGTTTAGAAATATGGTTACCTGTCCAAGATGCACATTATCTAAAAGAATATCAAGATACTGTTAATTTCTCAGAATCTACTTGGTTTGATCATGCAAAAGTAGGGCTAGTCGTTCCAACTTACTTGGAAGAAGTTAATAGTGTAGATGATTTAAATGAACATAAAGAACTGTTTAACGGAGAAATTATTGGATTTGATCCTGGGGCAGGTACGATGGAAGTTACTGAACAATTAATTAAAGATTATAACCTTGAGTTTGAACTCCTGCCAAGCTCTGAACCTGCGATGATCGCTAAAATTGGCGAGGCAATAGGAGATGAAGAGCCAATCGTGGCACCACTTTGGAGCCCACATTCGGTATTCTCAAAATATGACTTAAAATTCCTTGATGATCCACAAAACACATTTGGTGGTGTAGAAAAAATCCACCATGCTACAAGACAGGGATTTGAAGAGGATTATCCAAAGGTGAGCGAATGGTTTAATAATTGGAAGATGGATGACCAACAAATCGGCGAGCTTATCACCTATGTAGAAGGTGCCGAAGATCCTCTTGATGGGGCTAAAAAATGGATTGAAGAAAATCAAGAATTAGTAGATCAATGGGTCAAATAA
- the betA gene encoding choline dehydrogenase, with the protein MNETYDIVIVGGGSAGSVLGDRLSADGTRSVLVLEAGRKDFSWDLLIQMPAALPFPAGKPMYDWRYESDPEPYMNGRRIKHARGKVLGGSGSINGMIFQRGNPLDYERWGADPGMDTWDFAHCLPYFKRMENALASAPDDELRGHDGPLKLERGPATNPLFQAFFDSAVEAGYSKTPDVNGFRQEGFGPFDKHVYKGQRFGPSRAYLHPAMERENLTVITRAFVQRINFDGTRASGLTYQRNGKTHHVTAGEVILAGGAINTPQLLQLSGVGDAEHLRSLGIKPVVNLPGVGENLQDHLEVYIQHACPLPVSEQPNLNKAKMPWIGLQWLLGRTGPAATNHFEGGGFVRSNEDVAYPNLMFHFLPVAVRYDGKKADTAHGFQVHVGPMYSDARGSLKIRSTDPTEHPSMVFNYLSTEQDRREWIEAIKVSREILSQPAMAPYNSGEISPGPSVRTDKEILDWVANDAETALHPSCTAKMGPASDPMAVVDPLTMKVHGLDNVRVVDASAMPYVTNGNIHAPVLMLAEKASDLILGRKPLEPIHADFYRHGVHPSDAGTVKDKVKVK; encoded by the coding sequence ATGAATGAAACATATGATATTGTTATTGTAGGTGGGGGAAGTGCGGGTTCTGTACTTGGCGACCGTCTTAGTGCAGATGGGACACGTAGTGTTCTTGTTTTAGAAGCAGGACGTAAGGATTTTTCATGGGATCTATTAATCCAAATGCCAGCTGCTTTGCCATTCCCAGCAGGTAAACCAATGTACGACTGGAGATACGAGTCTGATCCTGAACCTTATATGAATGGACGACGTATCAAGCATGCCCGCGGAAAGGTGCTTGGAGGTTCGGGTTCAATTAACGGGATGATATTCCAACGAGGTAATCCTCTAGACTATGAACGTTGGGGAGCGGATCCTGGGATGGACACGTGGGATTTTGCGCATTGTCTTCCGTATTTTAAACGCATGGAAAATGCTTTAGCTTCGGCTCCAGATGATGAATTACGTGGCCACGATGGTCCTCTTAAACTGGAACGCGGTCCAGCTACTAATCCTTTATTCCAAGCCTTCTTTGACTCAGCTGTTGAGGCCGGCTACTCAAAAACCCCTGATGTAAATGGTTTTCGACAAGAGGGATTCGGGCCGTTTGATAAGCATGTATACAAAGGCCAACGGTTTGGACCTTCACGTGCCTATCTTCATCCGGCTATGGAGCGTGAGAACCTCACTGTAATAACTCGTGCTTTTGTTCAACGTATCAATTTCGATGGTACCCGAGCGAGCGGGCTGACATATCAACGAAACGGGAAGACTCATCATGTGACGGCGGGGGAAGTTATACTCGCTGGTGGTGCAATCAATACGCCGCAGTTACTTCAGTTGTCAGGAGTAGGTGATGCAGAACACCTGCGCTCACTAGGCATCAAACCGGTGGTCAATCTTCCAGGTGTAGGAGAAAACCTTCAGGATCATCTCGAAGTCTACATCCAACATGCTTGTCCGTTACCGGTATCCGAACAACCGAACTTAAATAAAGCGAAGATGCCTTGGATCGGGTTGCAGTGGCTACTTGGACGTACCGGTCCGGCAGCCACTAACCATTTCGAGGGCGGTGGATTCGTGCGTTCCAACGAGGACGTCGCATATCCTAATCTGATGTTCCATTTCCTTCCGGTAGCAGTGCGATACGACGGAAAGAAAGCGGACACTGCACACGGATTCCAGGTACACGTAGGACCTATGTACTCTGATGCTCGTGGTAGTTTGAAAATCCGCTCAACTGATCCGACAGAGCACCCTAGTATGGTCTTCAACTACCTTTCTACCGAACAGGACCGTCGCGAGTGGATTGAAGCGATAAAAGTGTCACGTGAAATTCTATCTCAGCCGGCCATGGCTCCGTATAATTCGGGCGAAATCTCACCAGGTCCTTCTGTTCGTACAGACAAGGAGATTTTAGATTGGGTGGCGAATGATGCCGAGACTGCACTTCATCCGAGCTGTACGGCAAAAATGGGTCCTGCTTCAGATCCAATGGCTGTTGTAGATCCATTAACGATGAAGGTCCATGGCCTCGACAATGTCCGAGTGGTCGATGCGTCTGCTATGCCTTATGTTACTAACGGGAATATCCATGCACCGGTGTTGATGTTAGCGGAAAAGGCATCTGATTTAATCCTTGGACGTAAACCACTTGAGCCTATTCATGCGGACTTCTACCGTCATGGAGTACACCCATCTGACGCAGGCACAGTAAAAGATAAAGTTAAAGTCAAATAA
- a CDS encoding FecCD family ABC transporter permease codes for MSNFISIRNKSGSISFQVYKKTIFLFIILLTIAFLIFLVSLSVGSSFIDPLTVIKHLVGNGSEEHAFILQSLRLPRTLLAFMVGAALGVSGLILQGIIRNPLASPDIIGITGGASVGAIIFIVYFMGAVSLQWLPLAAILGAGIVSILIYLLSWKKGVTPIRLVLIGIGISAAMNAFITMMLVISETTVTTKAYLWLTGSVYGANWQNVYAMLPWILVFIPLALLFSRVVNAKELGDDVGIGLGIRVQYYRFILLFISVALAGSAVAFAGGIGFVGLVAPHIARMLIGRSFAALVLFSTLIGGTIVAVADVIARTAFLPLDIPAGVFTAGIGAPFFIYLLYRNRDK; via the coding sequence ATGAGTAATTTTATCTCAATTCGAAATAAATCTGGCTCCATTTCCTTTCAAGTCTATAAGAAAACAATTTTTCTTTTTATCATCTTGCTTACGATTGCCTTTTTGATTTTCCTTGTAAGCTTATCGGTAGGAAGTAGCTTCATAGATCCATTAACTGTTATTAAACACTTAGTTGGTAACGGAAGTGAAGAGCATGCGTTTATCCTGCAATCGCTGAGACTGCCAAGAACATTGCTTGCTTTTATGGTAGGAGCTGCACTTGGAGTTTCAGGACTGATTTTACAAGGAATCATTCGAAATCCTTTGGCTTCTCCTGATATTATTGGGATTACCGGTGGTGCATCTGTAGGGGCAATTATCTTTATTGTCTATTTTATGGGCGCAGTGAGCTTACAATGGCTACCTTTAGCAGCAATTTTAGGAGCTGGTATTGTATCCATTTTAATTTATTTGTTATCGTGGAAAAAAGGAGTTACGCCAATTCGTCTTGTTTTAATAGGAATTGGAATTTCAGCCGCAATGAATGCGTTTATCACGATGATGCTCGTTATAAGTGAAACGACTGTAACTACAAAGGCGTATCTATGGTTAACAGGGAGTGTCTATGGCGCGAATTGGCAGAATGTCTATGCTATGTTACCTTGGATTTTAGTCTTCATCCCATTGGCTCTATTATTTTCAAGGGTGGTAAATGCAAAAGAGCTAGGAGACGACGTGGGGATTGGCTTAGGTATTAGAGTGCAGTATTATCGTTTTATTCTACTTTTCATAAGTGTAGCATTAGCTGGTTCTGCTGTGGCTTTTGCAGGGGGGATAGGCTTCGTTGGGCTAGTAGCCCCGCATATTGCCAGAATGCTTATTGGCCGTTCATTTGCAGCCCTAGTACTCTTCTCAACCTTAATTGGCGGAACGATCGTTGCTGTTGCTGACGTAATCGCACGGACTGCCTTCTTACCACTTGATATTCCAGCCGGAGTGTTTACTGCTGGAATAGGAGCACCATTTTTTATTTATCTGTTATATAGAAATCGTGACAAGTAA
- a CDS encoding FecCD family ABC transporter permease — MNHLLTRTPYKIAGLLIGFFIVGLSFILSISLGKTPIPFQTVIDAFFSYDETVTEHVIITTSRLSRAVIAAVIGAGLAIAGALMQALTKNPLAAPDIFGINAGALFFIVAAATFFNVDSLVSYMWIAFVGASIAGVLVYFLGSFGRDGLSPIKIVLAGAAITALFVSFTQGMLVIDEQNIQSVLFWLAGSVAGRSMDMLLPVLPFMIGAAVLTLFLGRQINILMSGEDVAKSLGQRTLLLKFMMGVAIVFLAGGSVAVAGSIGFIGLIIPHMIRGIVGTDYRWVLPFSALGGASLLLLADIAARFVIMPQEMPIGVMTALLGTPFFIYIARKGLTKDE, encoded by the coding sequence ATGAATCATCTATTAACGCGAACACCTTATAAAATAGCAGGCCTGTTGATAGGCTTCTTCATCGTAGGACTATCCTTTATCCTTAGTATTTCGCTCGGGAAAACGCCAATCCCCTTTCAAACTGTCATTGATGCATTTTTCTCATATGATGAGACGGTAACAGAGCACGTAATTATTACGACATCAAGACTATCCAGAGCAGTGATTGCTGCCGTAATAGGTGCGGGTTTAGCGATTGCTGGTGCACTTATGCAAGCCTTAACAAAAAATCCACTTGCTGCACCAGATATTTTCGGGATCAATGCGGGTGCACTGTTTTTTATCGTTGCAGCTGCTACTTTTTTCAATGTTGACTCGTTAGTTAGTTATATGTGGATCGCATTTGTAGGTGCAAGTATTGCAGGTGTACTCGTCTATTTTTTAGGATCGTTTGGAAGGGATGGGCTCTCGCCAATCAAAATTGTATTAGCGGGTGCGGCCATTACCGCGTTATTTGTTTCTTTTACACAAGGAATGTTGGTAATTGATGAGCAAAATATTCAAAGTGTGCTTTTTTGGCTGGCAGGTTCAGTTGCAGGACGAAGTATGGATATGTTATTACCGGTACTTCCCTTTATGATAGGCGCTGCTGTTCTGACGTTATTTTTAGGAAGGCAGATCAACATTTTGATGTCAGGTGAGGATGTGGCAAAAAGCTTAGGACAACGTACCCTGCTTCTCAAGTTCATGATGGGTGTGGCAATTGTTTTCTTGGCAGGCGGGTCGGTGGCGGTCGCCGGGTCTATCGGATTTATTGGGTTGATTATTCCACATATGATTCGCGGGATTGTTGGAACGGATTATAGATGGGTTCTACCTTTCAGTGCATTGGGAGGAGCAAGTCTTTTACTGCTTGCAGATATTGCTGCCAGATTTGTAATTATGCCACAAGAAATGCCAATCGGTGTAATGACGGCTCTCTTAGGAACGCCTTTCTTTATCTATATTGCACGAAAGGGGTTAACAAAAGATGAGTAA
- a CDS encoding ABC transporter substrate-binding protein, producing the protein MSTYFLKRKFSLLAIILVFTMFLAACGNQGAEEAPATENESEQTEQTEDTTAEEEQAEADVREITHALGTTKIEGTPQKIVTLYQGATDAIVAFEMKPVGAVESWVQQPTYEYLRADLEGVKIVGLETQPNLEEIAALKPDLIIASKLRHEEVYAQLSEIAPTVAHETVFDFKGTVELMGEAMNQQAKADELLAAWDSRVADFQTKVAEKLGDKWPVNVSILNFRADHARIYFTGFAGSILAELGFTRPENQQSEEWGVQLTDKESITEMNADVFYIFNEDDPAVKKTFEEWTAHPLWQNLDAVKEGQVHMVDEITWNMAGGYIAANLMLDDIYERFELEK; encoded by the coding sequence ATGAGTACATATTTTTTAAAAAGAAAGTTTTCTTTACTTGCTATTATTCTAGTCTTTACGATGTTTCTTGCAGCATGCGGAAACCAAGGGGCTGAGGAAGCACCAGCTACTGAAAATGAATCAGAGCAAACAGAACAAACAGAGGATACTACTGCTGAAGAAGAGCAAGCAGAAGCAGATGTTCGTGAAATTACACATGCATTAGGAACGACAAAGATAGAAGGAACACCACAAAAAATTGTTACATTATACCAAGGTGCGACAGATGCCATTGTTGCATTTGAAATGAAGCCAGTAGGTGCGGTGGAATCTTGGGTTCAACAACCAACATATGAATATCTTCGTGCTGATTTAGAGGGAGTTAAGATTGTTGGTCTTGAAACTCAGCCAAACCTAGAAGAAATCGCAGCGCTAAAACCGGATTTAATCATTGCTTCAAAGCTTCGTCATGAAGAGGTTTATGCACAATTAAGTGAGATTGCACCAACTGTTGCACATGAGACAGTCTTTGATTTCAAAGGTACAGTGGAGTTAATGGGAGAAGCAATGAATCAACAAGCAAAAGCAGATGAGCTTCTTGCTGCTTGGGATAGCCGAGTTGCTGATTTCCAAACAAAGGTTGCAGAGAAACTTGGTGATAAGTGGCCTGTTAATGTGTCTATTTTAAACTTTAGAGCAGACCATGCACGTATTTACTTTACTGGGTTTGCTGGTTCGATTTTAGCAGAGCTTGGATTCACTCGCCCTGAAAACCAACAAAGTGAAGAGTGGGGAGTCCAGTTAACGGATAAAGAGAGTATTACAGAAATGAATGCAGATGTGTTCTATATCTTCAATGAAGATGATCCAGCAGTGAAAAAAACGTTCGAAGAGTGGACAGCTCATCCACTATGGCAAAATCTTGATGCTGTAAAAGAAGGACAGGTTCACATGGTTGATGAAATCACTTGGAACATGGCTGGAGGATATATCGCAGCAAACTTAATGCTAGATGATATTTATGAGAGATTTGAATTAGAAAAATAA
- a CDS encoding DUF1540 domain-containing protein, giving the protein MALDVLCEVNSCVHNIKNENKCGADQIYVVNHRERNASSSGETDCKTFEPADM; this is encoded by the coding sequence ATGGCACTTGATGTACTTTGCGAAGTAAATAGTTGTGTTCACAACATTAAAAATGAGAACAAATGTGGAGCTGATCAAATTTATGTTGTAAACCACAGGGAAAGAAATGCTTCAAGCAGTGGTGAAACAGATTGTAAAACGTTCGAACCAGCTGATATGTAA
- the nikE gene encoding nickel import ATP-binding protein NikE, producing MSLLQVKQVSFSYNSKKLFKGKEQTVNILNEITFDIEEGKCLGLIGTSGAGKSTLGKIILGIQRPQQGQVLFLGHDIYHPNKATKQQIRRNLQVVFQDSYSAVNPRMTAERIISEPLENYEKLTVGEQRKKVIELLERVGLNEKDLKKYPHQFSGGQLQRINIARAIALRPKLIVLDESVSSLDMVTQSLILELLSELKEEFGLSYLFITHDIKAAFSISDQIGVLEKGELIELYDSKEQFFSSKHPIVKRLRDSILAEHPRFRTLSTRGNWVNAE from the coding sequence TTGAGTTTATTACAAGTAAAACAAGTAAGCTTTAGCTATAATTCAAAAAAGCTTTTTAAAGGGAAGGAACAAACAGTTAATATACTTAATGAGATTACCTTTGACATTGAAGAAGGGAAATGTTTGGGGTTAATTGGTACAAGCGGAGCAGGTAAAAGTACTTTAGGGAAAATAATTCTCGGAATTCAGCGCCCACAGCAAGGTCAGGTTTTGTTTCTTGGGCATGACATATATCATCCAAATAAAGCAACAAAACAACAAATACGTCGTAATCTCCAAGTCGTTTTCCAAGACTCATATTCAGCTGTTAACCCTCGAATGACAGCCGAACGAATTATAAGCGAGCCGTTAGAGAATTATGAAAAACTAACTGTAGGAGAACAAAGAAAAAAGGTTATTGAACTATTAGAAAGAGTAGGCTTAAATGAAAAGGACTTAAAAAAATACCCGCACCAATTTAGTGGTGGACAATTACAAAGAATAAATATTGCTAGAGCAATTGCTCTTAGGCCGAAATTAATCGTCCTTGACGAATCAGTAAGTAGCCTAGACATGGTTACTCAAAGCTTGATCTTAGAATTATTAAGCGAATTAAAGGAAGAATTCGGCTTATCTTATTTATTCATTACACATGATATTAAAGCAGCTTTTTCAATTTCTGACCAAATTGGTGTCCTTGAAAAAGGAGAATTGATTGAGCTCTACGATTCAAAAGAACAATTTTTTTCCTCAAAGCACCCAATAGTTAAGCGATTAAGAGACTCCATCCTTGCTGAACATCCACGTTTTCGTACACTTTCAACGAGGGGAAACTGGGTTAACGCAGAGTAA
- the nikD gene encoding nickel import ATP-binding protein NikD — translation MEQKEQNILNVRDLHVQVRTKEGFCTLVKDINFGMNKGKILGLVGESGSGKTVTSMSILQLHDKKKMDIKGSITLQGKELNGLENREIRKIRGKDIAFIMQNPMNAFTPVFTIGHQFIETIKSHTSLNKKQAKELAIEVMQSVNLPDPHRLLKKYPFELSGGMLQRVMIAMAACLNPSVIIADEPTTALDLHSQLLVLRLLDKIRSEYGTSILLISHDLSVISEMADDVIVMQDGRIVESANVLELFDNPQHEYTKKLLRTRPTLYSQKQPYTYML, via the coding sequence ATGGAACAAAAAGAGCAAAATATTTTAAATGTCAGAGACCTACATGTACAAGTAAGAACCAAAGAAGGTTTTTGTACACTAGTTAAGGATATTAATTTTGGCATGAATAAAGGTAAAATTCTAGGTCTCGTTGGTGAAAGCGGCAGTGGTAAAACCGTTACAAGTATGTCGATCCTTCAGTTGCATGATAAAAAGAAGATGGATATCAAAGGGAGTATTACACTTCAAGGTAAGGAATTGAATGGTTTAGAAAATAGAGAAATACGCAAAATTCGAGGGAAGGATATTGCTTTCATTATGCAAAATCCGATGAATGCATTTACTCCCGTGTTTACGATTGGCCATCAGTTTATTGAAACAATTAAGTCTCATACTTCATTAAATAAAAAGCAAGCAAAAGAGCTTGCGATTGAAGTGATGCAAAGTGTAAATTTGCCAGATCCTCATAGATTATTAAAAAAATATCCTTTCGAATTAAGTGGAGGTATGCTTCAACGAGTGATGATTGCCATGGCAGCATGCTTAAACCCTTCCGTGATAATTGCGGATGAGCCAACTACAGCACTCGATCTTCATAGCCAATTATTAGTACTCCGCCTATTAGATAAAATACGTTCTGAGTATGGAACGTCTATTCTACTTATTTCCCATGATCTTAGCGTTATTTCGGAAATGGCCGATGATGTAATCGTCATGCAAGATGGAAGGATAGTGGAATCAGCAAATGTTTTAGAACTATTTGATAATCCACAACATGAATACACGAAGAAGCTATTAAGGACAAGACCGACATTATACTCTCAAAAACAACCCTACACTTATATGTTGTAA
- the nikC gene encoding nickel ABC transporter permease subunit NikC — translation MIVKYRGILKSRKVIVICSIILSVLFLMALFAPWLAPNNPIAVNLAHKLQQPSLNYPLGTDHLGRCTFSRILYGARISLGYAMLIFISALSIGLIVGIIAGYIGGWVDQLLMRIGDALMAIPSLLFVLGFVGIWGAGLNQVVLGLILVQWVYYARVIRGMVLSLKEHNYISAAKISGSSTWTIMKKHIIPNVLPSLAVMGTLEMGWAIMNLSSMSFLGLGVQPPIPEWGAMIHEGKSYIRTNPALMIYPGIMIMLVVVTFNLLGEALSERFEVKRR, via the coding sequence ATGATCGTAAAGTATCGTGGTATATTAAAAAGTCGTAAAGTGATAGTCATATGTTCTATAATTCTAAGCGTATTATTTTTAATGGCATTATTTGCTCCTTGGTTGGCACCTAACAACCCTATCGCTGTTAATTTAGCTCATAAACTTCAGCAACCTTCTTTAAATTACCCATTAGGAACAGATCATTTAGGGCGATGTACGTTTTCACGTATCCTATATGGGGCAAGAATTTCGTTGGGATATGCTATGCTGATTTTTATTTCAGCTTTAAGTATTGGTTTAATTGTTGGTATCATCGCTGGGTATATAGGTGGTTGGGTTGATCAACTGTTAATGAGAATCGGCGATGCTTTGATGGCGATTCCAAGTCTATTGTTTGTTCTTGGTTTTGTTGGTATTTGGGGAGCTGGGCTTAATCAAGTTGTATTAGGATTAATCCTGGTACAATGGGTTTATTACGCAAGGGTCATTCGAGGAATGGTTCTAAGCCTAAAAGAACACAACTATATTTCTGCAGCTAAGATTAGTGGTTCTTCTACTTGGACTATTATGAAGAAACATATTATTCCTAATGTTCTTCCTTCATTAGCGGTAATGGGTACATTAGAGATGGGTTGGGCGATTATGAATTTATCATCGATGTCATTCTTAGGACTAGGTGTGCAACCCCCTATACCTGAATGGGGGGCGATGATTCATGAAGGAAAATCATATATCAGAACAAATCCAGCTTTAATGATTTATCCGGGTATAATGATTATGTTAGTTGTTGTTACCTTTAATTTATTAGGAGAAGCACTTTCAGAACGATTTGAGGTTAAACGCCGCTAA